In Cyprinus carpio isolate SPL01 chromosome A1, ASM1834038v1, whole genome shotgun sequence, the following proteins share a genomic window:
- the LOC109077139 gene encoding carcinoembryonic antigen-related cell adhesion molecule 2-like isoform X2: MYIDDAHNVISVRFMIAEISMATSLIRSLPLIFVIMTAGVDGLQDWGVNYSPSYVCALKGSTVKISCVLKYPSGYKIETVFWTKPAVPDGELPNLCLVPENRGRVQCDRENNNTYSITLTNVTEADKHIYYCRFTTNRGTWTGIPGAHLDVTDLQVETQQSVKERESVTLTCNSSCSLPQQTFIWFRNTQRLTTGTITENQLQLQSVSRHDAGNYQCAVSGYERLISPPVYLNIEWTQRAALQTVTGIVAGLIFIIIIIIIFIIILCRSRKRQRECGTEDVNQKQTADSSDDTYTALDPVFRTSADIYSTIRSGDSRAPDDTYTALDLQSRSSDYETLAVTSADPH, translated from the exons ATGTATATAGATGATGCTCATAATGTCATATCTGTCCGTTTTATGATTGCAGAAATCAGTATGGCGACATCACTCATTAGGTCACTTCCTCTGATCTTCGTGATCATGACTGCGG GGGTTGATGGTCTGCAGGATTGGGGAGTGAATTACAGTCCTTCATATGTTTGTGCATTAAAGGGATCAACAGTGAAAATATCCTGTGTTTTAAAATATCCTAGTGGTTATAAGATTGAAACAGTCTTCTGGACCAAACCTGCTGTACCTGATGGAGAACTACCAAACCTGTGTTTAGTTCCAGAAAACAGAGGAAGAGTTCagtgtgacagagaaaataaTAACACTTACAGTATCACTCTGACAAATGTGACAGAAGCTGATAAACACATCTACTACTGCAGATTCACTACAAACAGAGGAACATGGACGGGGATTCCTGGAGCTCATCTGGACGTCACCG aTCTGCAGGTGGAGACACAGcagagtgtgaaagagagagaatcagTCACTCTGACATGTAACAGCAGCTGCTCTCTGCCTCAACAAACATTCATCTGgttcagaaacacacagagattaaCTACAGGAACCATCACAgagaatcagcttcagctgcagtCAGTCAGTCGTCATGATGCAGGAAACTATCAGTGTGCTGTTTCAGGATATGAACGTCTGATCTCTCCACCTGTTTATCTTAATATTGAAT GGACTCAGAGAGCTGCTCTACAAACAGTTACTGGGATTGTGGCAGGattgatcttcatcatcatcatcatcataatcttcatcatcatcttgtgTAGGAG TAGGAAGAGGCAGAGAGAATGTGGAACTGAAGATGTGAATCAAAAGCAG ACGGCTGACTCGAGTGATGATACATACACAGCTCTGGATCCAGTGTTCAGAACATCTGCTGACATTTACAGCACGATCAGA TCTGGTGACTCCAGAGCTCCTGATGACACCTACACGGCTCTCGATCTTCAGTCCAGATCGTCTGATTATGAGACTCTAGCAGTAACTTCAGCAGATCCACATTAA
- the LOC109077139 gene encoding B-cell receptor CD22-like isoform X1 has product MYIDDAHNVISVRFMIAEISMATSLIRSLPLIFVIMTAGVDGLQDWGVNYSPSYVCALKGSTVKISCVLKYPSGYKIETVFWTKPAVPDGELPNLCLVPENRGRVQCDRENNNTYSITLTNVTEADKHIYYCRFTTNRGTWTGIPGAHLDVTDLQVETQQSVKERESVTLTCNSSCSLPQQTFIWFRNTQRLTTGTITENQLQLQSVSRHDAGNYQCAVSGYERLISPPVYLNIEYPPQSVSVSISPSGVIVEGDSVTLSCSSDSNPPALIFSWFKENQISAVGSGQSFSISSFNSSHSGRFYCEAQNKHGSQRSESVSVTVKGTQRAALQTVTGIVAGLIFIIIIIIIFIIILCRSRKRQRECGTEDVNQKQTADSSDDTYTALDPVFRTSADIYSTIRSGDSRAPDDTYTALDLQSRSSDYETLAVTSADPH; this is encoded by the exons ATGTATATAGATGATGCTCATAATGTCATATCTGTCCGTTTTATGATTGCAGAAATCAGTATGGCGACATCACTCATTAGGTCACTTCCTCTGATCTTCGTGATCATGACTGCGG GGGTTGATGGTCTGCAGGATTGGGGAGTGAATTACAGTCCTTCATATGTTTGTGCATTAAAGGGATCAACAGTGAAAATATCCTGTGTTTTAAAATATCCTAGTGGTTATAAGATTGAAACAGTCTTCTGGACCAAACCTGCTGTACCTGATGGAGAACTACCAAACCTGTGTTTAGTTCCAGAAAACAGAGGAAGAGTTCagtgtgacagagaaaataaTAACACTTACAGTATCACTCTGACAAATGTGACAGAAGCTGATAAACACATCTACTACTGCAGATTCACTACAAACAGAGGAACATGGACGGGGATTCCTGGAGCTCATCTGGACGTCACCG aTCTGCAGGTGGAGACACAGcagagtgtgaaagagagagaatcagTCACTCTGACATGTAACAGCAGCTGCTCTCTGCCTCAACAAACATTCATCTGgttcagaaacacacagagattaaCTACAGGAACCATCACAgagaatcagcttcagctgcagtCAGTCAGTCGTCATGATGCAGGAAACTATCAGTGTGCTGTTTCAGGATATGAACGTCTGATCTCTCCACCTGTTTATCTTAATATTGAAT ATCCTCCACAGAGcgtctcagtgtccatcagtccatctggtgtaatagtggagggagattcagtgactctgagctgcagcagtgattcaaaccctcctgctctgatcttcagctggtttaaggagaatcaaatctcagctgttggatctggacagagtttcAGTATCTCCAGCTTTAACTCCAGTCACAGCGGACGCTTCTATTGTGAGGCTCAGAATAAACATGGATCTCAGAGATCAGAATCTGTTTCAGTCACTGTTAAAG GGACTCAGAGAGCTGCTCTACAAACAGTTACTGGGATTGTGGCAGGattgatcttcatcatcatcatcatcataatcttcatcatcatcttgtgTAGGAG TAGGAAGAGGCAGAGAGAATGTGGAACTGAAGATGTGAATCAAAAGCAG ACGGCTGACTCGAGTGATGATACATACACAGCTCTGGATCCAGTGTTCAGAACATCTGCTGACATTTACAGCACGATCAGA TCTGGTGACTCCAGAGCTCCTGATGACACCTACACGGCTCTCGATCTTCAGTCCAGATCGTCTGATTATGAGACTCTAGCAGTAACTTCAGCAGATCCACATTAA